Proteins encoded in a region of the Vitis riparia cultivar Riparia Gloire de Montpellier isolate 1030 chromosome 7, EGFV_Vit.rip_1.0, whole genome shotgun sequence genome:
- the LOC117918066 gene encoding disease resistance protein RPV1-like: MASNSSPSNLGWTYDVFLSFRGEDTRNNFTGHLYTDLVQKGIRTFRDDKLPRGEKIAPELLNDIEKSRSSIIVFSKTYADSRWCLDELAKIMECRQEYRQKVLPIFYCGSIGHT, translated from the coding sequence ATGGCGTCTAATTCTTCTCCTTCCAACCTTGGATGGACTTATGATGtgttcttgagttttagagggGAAGACACCCGCAACAATTTCACTGGTCACCTCTATACCGATTTGGTTCAAAAAGGCATTAGAACTTTCAGAGATGACAAACTTCCGAGAGGAGAAAAAATTGCGCCAGAGCTTCTAAATGatattgaaaaatcaagatCTTCCATTATTGTTTTCTCAAAAACTTATGCTGATTCAAGATGGTGCCTAGACGAGCTTGCAAAGATCATGGAGTGCAGACAGGAATATAGGCAAAAAGTATTGCCAATTTTCTATTGTGGATCCATCGGACATACGTAA